The Paenibacillus macerans genome includes a window with the following:
- a CDS encoding TetR/AcrR family transcriptional regulator → MPRTGRPRAFNRDEAVAAAMLLFWEYGYESTSLAQLRAGMGNISAASFYAAFESKEALFREAVDRYISTYGHVSEIFRDTSISAKEAMELGLRQSARMQTENSHPRGCLLVLSAVNCSPEQKHIREMLAKERERVRGWLNDCIERAVANGELPKFTDTSMVVTLFETFLRGISTQARDGVPYEVIDAAITELMSVWDALAAKPGEQGSV, encoded by the coding sequence ATGCCACGAACGGGACGTCCACGCGCATTTAATCGTGACGAGGCAGTGGCTGCCGCCATGCTTCTGTTCTGGGAATATGGCTATGAATCCACTTCACTGGCTCAGTTGCGGGCGGGGATGGGAAATATATCGGCGGCGAGTTTTTACGCGGCGTTCGAGTCCAAGGAAGCGCTATTCCGCGAAGCGGTGGATCGATATATATCGACTTATGGACATGTTTCGGAAATTTTCAGGGATACGAGCATATCAGCGAAAGAGGCCATGGAGCTGGGATTGCGGCAATCGGCGCGAATGCAGACGGAGAATTCCCATCCTCGGGGTTGTCTGCTGGTTTTGTCCGCTGTAAACTGTTCCCCCGAGCAAAAACACATCAGAGAGATGCTGGCCAAGGAAAGGGAGCGGGTCCGCGGTTGGCTGAACGATTGTATAGAACGGGCCGTGGCCAACGGAGAGTTGCCCAAATTCACGGATACCTCCATGGTGGTTACGTTATTTGAAACATTTTTACGAGGAATTTCCACGCAAGCCCGGGACGGCGTTCCTTACGAGGTTATTGACGCAGCCATTACAGAGCTGATGAGCGTATGGGATGCGCTAGCGGCCAAGCCGGGCGAGCAGGGGAGCGTTTGA